The Lentzea guizhouensis genome contains a region encoding:
- a CDS encoding type 1 glutamine amidotransferase domain-containing protein, producing the protein MKKVLMVVTGANELKLADGTSHPTGFWAEEVVESHRVLTEGGVEVTVATPGGVIPTVDAGSLQGNDFAGPAAAVTAHPVDLGTVDAADFDALYLPGGHGPMADLAFDAGLGRLLTEFSTTDKVVAALCHGPAGLLAAADSDSFVFAGKRMAVFSDEEERQGGLDVPYSVEGRLRELGAEIVSGPAWSSTVVTDGRVVTGQNPQSTVATAQAVLALL; encoded by the coding sequence ATGAAGAAGGTCCTGATGGTCGTCACCGGCGCGAACGAGCTGAAGCTCGCCGACGGCACGAGCCACCCCACCGGTTTCTGGGCCGAGGAGGTCGTCGAGTCGCACCGCGTGCTGACCGAGGGCGGCGTCGAGGTCACCGTCGCGACGCCCGGCGGCGTGATCCCGACCGTCGACGCCGGCAGCCTGCAGGGCAACGACTTCGCCGGGCCCGCCGCGGCCGTCACCGCGCACCCGGTGGACCTCGGCACGGTCGACGCCGCCGACTTCGACGCCCTCTACCTGCCCGGCGGCCACGGCCCGATGGCCGACCTGGCGTTCGACGCCGGCCTCGGCCGCCTGCTGACCGAGTTCTCCACCACGGACAAGGTCGTCGCGGCCCTGTGCCACGGCCCGGCCGGCCTGCTCGCCGCGGCCGACTCGGACAGCTTCGTGTTCGCCGGCAAGCGGATGGCCGTGTTCAGCGACGAGGAGGAACGCCAGGGCGGCCTCGACGTGCCGTACTCGGTCGAGGGCCGGCTGCGCGAGCTGGGCGCCGAGATCGTCTCGGGTCCGGCGTGGTCGAGCACGGTCGTCACCGACGGCAGGGTCGTGACCGGCCAGAACCCGCAGTCGACGGTCGCCACCGCGCAGGCCGTGCTCGCGCTCCTCTAA
- a CDS encoding SRPBCC domain-containing protein — protein MSVDRIERETLIEAPLDRVWRLVTEPGFWVASQPSGSAVPGETTLCENEQYGDFPVQVETVTPQTYVSYRWASAFAGADLTADNTTLVEFTLVPEGAAVRVKVVESGFAALAAPEDVRAQALRDNTGGWPEVMDAFKKRAES, from the coding sequence GTGAGCGTGGACCGGATCGAACGCGAGACCCTGATCGAGGCACCGCTGGACCGGGTCTGGCGGCTGGTCACCGAGCCGGGGTTCTGGGTGGCCTCGCAGCCGTCCGGGTCGGCGGTGCCCGGCGAGACGACGCTGTGCGAGAACGAGCAGTACGGCGACTTCCCGGTGCAGGTGGAGACCGTGACGCCGCAGACCTACGTGTCGTACCGGTGGGCCAGCGCGTTCGCCGGCGCCGACCTGACCGCGGACAACACGACGCTGGTCGAGTTCACGCTCGTGCCGGAGGGGGCGGCCGTGCGGGTGAAGGTCGTCGAGAGCGGGTTCGCGGCGCTCGCGGCGCCGGAGGACGTGCGGGCGCAGGCGCTGCGGGACAACACCGGTGGCTGGCCCGAGGTGATGGACGCGTTCAAGAAGAGGGCGGAGAGCTAG
- a CDS encoding DUF6297 family protein: MVRVSVSWLDLGLLGRSWRNGGQWRAGGCGRHGCGAACGRCVAVGRGAAGGRRAPGSGLLGTGGCGAAPGSRFTVLVWTDLLRLRRAPNAALVWAGLAALPSLVALGGETDWVPVVHLVAAFVATDRLAAGLKAVSRSAAVRRLFGVSDGYLKRAHLVVPATGALVWGAVTLAFTPHVTWVHAWVSVVGAVAVVYRIATRPPLDYGVAAIDFGVMGPVPIGLLVQLSRGPLLLYLLGVLQLLL; encoded by the coding sequence GTGGTGCGGGTGTCGGTGAGCTGGCTGGACCTGGGGCTGCTGGGCAGGTCCTGGCGGAACGGCGGGCAGTGGCGCGCGGGCGGGTGCGGTCGGCACGGCTGCGGGGCTGCGTGCGGGCGGTGCGTCGCTGTCGGGCGAGGTGCCGCCGGTGGTCGGCGCGCCCCTGGGAGCGGACTCCTCGGCACCGGCGGCTGCGGCGCCGCGCCGGGTTCGCGGTTCACCGTGCTCGTGTGGACGGACCTGCTGCGCCTGCGCCGTGCCCCCAACGCGGCGCTCGTGTGGGCCGGGCTGGCGGCGTTGCCGTCGCTCGTCGCCCTCGGCGGCGAGACCGACTGGGTACCGGTGGTGCACCTCGTCGCCGCCTTCGTCGCCACGGACCGGCTCGCCGCCGGCCTCAAGGCCGTGAGCCGGTCCGCTGCCGTCCGCCGCCTGTTCGGCGTGTCCGACGGATATCTGAAGCGCGCGCACCTCGTCGTGCCCGCGACCGGTGCACTTGTGTGGGGCGCGGTCACGTTGGCGTTCACGCCGCACGTGACATGGGTGCACGCGTGGGTGTCCGTGGTCGGGGCGGTCGCGGTGGTGTACCGCATCGCGACGCGACCGCCGCTCGACTACGGGGTCGCCGCGATCGACTTCGGCGTCATGGGGCCGGTGCCGATCGGGCTGCTGGTGCAGCTGAGCCGGGGGCCGTTGCTGCTGTACCTGCTGGGAGTGCTGCAGCTCCTGCTTTAG
- a CDS encoding FAD-dependent oxidoreductase, translated as MPKSNAQRALVVGAGIAGLTTAWWLDRAGWDVLVVEKAPSFRAGGYMIDFFGPGHEVARRMGLLPALESRRAPISSVTSVDSSGRRRGEISTAAYEAVADGVISLLRGDLAEVVLADLDVPLRCGTTVLAVNDGVVTFADGSVDEFDLIVGADGIHSSVRELVFGPSSSFVRYLGHHTAAFSFRDPVLSSRIGYRYQMLTVPHRMIGCYAVRGGAVAALMLYRSESQAVPADAASALRARFGDLGWVTPSLLSVVPEDVYYDEVSQVDMTTWHRGKVVLVGDACGAVSLFAGHGASLAMTGAHVLVEELSAGVDGAFERYQARMKPAVAHTQEFGRRFIGWMAPASSWRISLRDMAFRLSGWPVVRNLVRGSLMPDIDGVLTRA; from the coding sequence ATGCCTAAGTCGAATGCCCAACGTGCGTTGGTCGTGGGAGCGGGGATCGCCGGCCTCACCACGGCGTGGTGGCTGGACCGCGCGGGGTGGGACGTCCTGGTGGTCGAGAAGGCGCCTTCGTTCCGCGCGGGCGGCTACATGATCGATTTCTTCGGGCCCGGTCACGAGGTGGCGCGGCGAATGGGCCTGCTGCCGGCGCTGGAGTCTCGGCGCGCGCCGATCTCGTCGGTGACCAGCGTGGACTCGAGCGGGCGTCGTCGTGGAGAGATCTCCACGGCGGCGTACGAGGCCGTCGCGGACGGGGTGATCAGCCTGTTGCGCGGCGACCTGGCGGAGGTGGTCCTGGCTGATCTCGACGTCCCGTTGCGTTGTGGCACAACGGTTTTGGCTGTCAATGACGGCGTGGTGACGTTCGCTGACGGTTCCGTCGACGAGTTCGACCTGATCGTCGGCGCGGACGGGATCCACTCTTCGGTCCGTGAGCTGGTGTTCGGGCCGTCGTCGTCGTTCGTGCGCTATCTGGGGCACCACACGGCGGCGTTCTCGTTCCGGGATCCGGTGCTGAGCTCGCGGATCGGGTACCGGTACCAGATGCTGACCGTGCCGCACCGGATGATCGGCTGTTATGCCGTGCGAGGTGGGGCGGTGGCGGCTTTGATGCTGTACCGGTCGGAGTCGCAGGCGGTGCCCGCTGACGCCGCTTCGGCCTTGCGCGCGCGGTTCGGCGACCTCGGCTGGGTCACTCCCTCGCTGCTTTCCGTTGTGCCTGAAGACGTCTACTACGATGAAGTGTCGCAGGTGGACATGACGACGTGGCATCGCGGCAAGGTGGTGCTGGTGGGCGACGCGTGCGGGGCGGTGTCCTTGTTCGCGGGCCACGGTGCCTCGCTCGCGATGACCGGCGCTCACGTACTGGTGGAAGAGCTTTCCGCTGGTGTGGACGGCGCTTTTGAGCGTTACCAGGCCCGGATGAAGCCCGCGGTCGCGCACACCCAGGAGTTCGGCCGCCGTTTCATCGGTTGGATGGCACCTGCTTCTTCGTGGCGGATCTCGTTGCGCGACATGGCTTTCCGGCTCTCGGGCTGGCCTGTCGTGCGCAACCTCGTCCGCGGCTCCCTCATGCCGGACATCGACGGCGTCCTCACCCGCGCCTAG
- a CDS encoding MFS transporter, giving the protein MTTRTAPTRFARGTVLGAATLTIMAAAIIAPSLPAMSDVHGAGVLVRLALTITSLAIAVSAPLSGVFADRIGRKPLLVGALVLYAVSGTAGFFIGDLTVLLASRAVLGLAVGGVMTAVSALVTDWFEGPRRAKFLGLQQAFASLGGVVFLPLAGVLAGVDWRAPFWLYSVAAVVALAAIVGLHDEPRPHIATAEKFTPPARAVGIYVLALVATLVFYMAPTQLPFLLAELHISPALIGVVIAGSTVTSAVGALLTPPGRPVAVSLALLGIGWLLAGTGTVAGVVAGLLVGGIGVGLVVPHLNVQLAGLAAPQHRGRVLSGLVAGIFLGQFLSPLVVAPLVALTGIAGAFAWTGVLTTLGAIAALVVKEKK; this is encoded by the coding sequence GTGACCACACGAACTGCGCCGACGAGGTTCGCCAGGGGCACCGTGCTCGGTGCGGCGACGCTCACGATCATGGCCGCCGCGATCATCGCGCCGAGCCTGCCCGCCATGAGCGACGTGCACGGGGCCGGCGTGCTGGTCCGGCTCGCGCTGACCATCACGTCGCTGGCCATCGCGGTCAGCGCGCCGCTGTCCGGTGTGTTCGCCGACCGGATCGGCCGCAAACCGCTGCTGGTCGGCGCGCTGGTGCTGTACGCGGTCAGCGGCACGGCCGGGTTCTTCATCGGCGACCTGACCGTGCTGCTCGCCAGCCGGGCGGTGCTGGGCCTGGCGGTCGGCGGCGTGATGACGGCGGTCAGCGCGCTGGTCACCGACTGGTTCGAAGGGCCGCGGCGCGCGAAGTTCCTGGGGTTGCAACAGGCCTTCGCGAGCCTCGGCGGGGTGGTGTTCCTGCCGCTCGCCGGAGTGCTGGCCGGGGTCGACTGGCGGGCGCCGTTCTGGCTCTACTCGGTGGCGGCCGTCGTCGCACTGGCCGCGATCGTGGGCCTGCACGACGAGCCACGACCGCACATCGCCACCGCGGAGAAGTTCACGCCACCCGCACGGGCGGTCGGGATCTACGTGCTCGCGCTCGTGGCCACGCTCGTGTTCTACATGGCACCGACGCAGCTGCCATTCCTGCTGGCCGAGCTGCACATCAGCCCCGCGCTGATCGGCGTGGTCATCGCCGGCAGCACGGTCACCAGCGCGGTCGGCGCGTTGCTCACGCCACCCGGCAGGCCGGTCGCGGTCAGTCTCGCCCTGCTCGGCATCGGCTGGCTGCTGGCCGGCACCGGCACCGTCGCGGGCGTCGTCGCCGGGCTGCTGGTCGGCGGGATCGGCGTCGGGCTCGTCGTGCCGCACCTCAACGTCCAGCTCGCCGGCCTGGCCGCACCGCAGCACCGCGGCCGCGTGCTGAGCGGGCTGGTGGCCGGGATCTTCCTCGGCCAGTTCCTCTCACCCCTCGTCGTCGCGCCACTGGTCGCGCTCACCGGTATCGCCGGTGCGTTCGCCTGGACCGGCGTGCTCACCACCCTGGGCGCGATCGCCGCCCTCGTTGTGAAGGAGAAGAAATGA
- a CDS encoding Dabb family protein: MIYHGNRFTLRSDASPEQVEEALESLRNQGRVIPSVKSFVVGRDYGGEFEWGATFVIEDLEGYWEYLIHPAHRNTDRVGLPLVDKFVSFDITDDEDPEIGAKIAALHQKRYDSDPELTQLVSGLGEYTGSAAPGKHGDA, translated from the coding sequence ATGATCTACCACGGCAACCGCTTCACGCTGCGTTCCGACGCCTCGCCCGAGCAGGTCGAGGAAGCGCTGGAGAGCCTGCGCAACCAGGGCCGCGTGATCCCGTCGGTGAAGTCGTTCGTCGTCGGCCGCGACTACGGCGGCGAGTTCGAGTGGGGCGCCACGTTCGTCATCGAGGACCTGGAGGGGTACTGGGAGTACCTGATCCACCCGGCGCACCGCAACACCGACCGCGTCGGCCTGCCGCTCGTCGACAAGTTCGTCTCGTTCGACATCACCGACGACGAGGACCCCGAGATCGGCGCGAAGATCGCCGCCCTGCACCAGAAGCGCTACGACAGCGACCCCGAGCTCACCCAGCTCGTGTCCGGCCTCGGCGAGTACACCGGCTCCGCCGCGCCCGGAAAGCACGGTGACGCCTGA
- a CDS encoding helix-turn-helix transcriptional regulator produces the protein MLSAAHRLAAIDPRWSRDCFLDALEMGLVVGRANGVMDTVLAEARSAPPADEPDVLDALVLLTGSGHQAAAPLLRRVLTERALWTRRPALATMIAGELWDLDAHAEITRWLRTTGRNTGSPWLLRLGLAQEAVAATHRGELATAATLVGEEEAIADAFSDAPTAYARVHLLAWRGELGPLDSALSDAGARGKGQLVANIHWAKSVLYNARGDYPAALAEARAAVDAGDLYLAGMALPEQIEAAVRCGEDAADALAELCARSSASGTAWARGVTACARALVSGAEDDYVEAVEAGSPAPYRARAHLLYGEWLRRAGRRKDARTQLRTAHESFADMGVLGFAQRAADELKATGEVARSRSADAFETLTAQEAHIARLVSTGATSKEVAARLFLSPRTVDAHLRNVFRKLGIHSRRDLRQR, from the coding sequence ATGCTCAGCGCCGCGCACCGGCTGGCCGCGATCGACCCGCGGTGGTCCCGCGACTGCTTCCTCGACGCCCTGGAGATGGGACTGGTGGTAGGGCGCGCGAACGGCGTGATGGACACCGTCCTCGCCGAGGCCAGGTCGGCGCCGCCGGCAGACGAACCGGACGTCCTGGACGCGTTGGTGCTGCTCACCGGTTCGGGTCATCAAGCGGCGGCGCCGTTGCTGCGGCGTGTGCTCACCGAACGCGCGCTGTGGACGCGACGGCCCGCGCTGGCCACGATGATCGCCGGCGAGCTGTGGGACCTGGACGCGCACGCCGAGATCACCCGGTGGCTGCGCACGACCGGCCGGAACACCGGTTCGCCGTGGTTGCTGCGACTCGGCCTGGCCCAGGAGGCGGTCGCGGCGACGCACCGCGGTGAGCTCGCGACGGCGGCGACCCTGGTGGGCGAGGAGGAGGCGATCGCGGACGCGTTCAGCGACGCTCCGACGGCGTACGCGCGGGTGCACCTGCTGGCGTGGCGCGGTGAGCTCGGCCCGCTCGACTCCGCGCTCTCCGACGCCGGTGCGCGCGGCAAGGGACAGCTGGTCGCGAACATCCACTGGGCGAAGTCCGTGCTCTACAACGCCCGTGGCGACTATCCCGCCGCACTGGCCGAGGCGCGCGCTGCGGTCGATGCGGGTGACCTGTACCTGGCGGGCATGGCGTTGCCGGAGCAGATCGAGGCGGCGGTGCGGTGTGGTGAGGACGCTGCTGACGCTTTGGCGGAGCTTTGTGCGCGTTCATCGGCCAGTGGAACGGCATGGGCTCGTGGCGTGACGGCGTGCGCACGGGCGTTGGTGTCAGGTGCCGAAGACGACTACGTCGAAGCGGTGGAGGCCGGCAGTCCTGCGCCTTATCGCGCACGCGCGCACCTGCTCTACGGCGAGTGGTTGCGCCGTGCGGGCCGACGCAAGGATGCCCGCACACAGCTCCGCACGGCACACGAGTCATTCGCGGACATGGGTGTGCTCGGGTTCGCGCAACGGGCCGCCGACGAGCTCAAGGCGACCGGCGAGGTGGCACGCAGCCGTTCCGCCGACGCCTTCGAGACCCTCACCGCCCAGGAAGCGCACATCGCCCGCCTCGTCTCGACCGGGGCCACCTCGAAGGAGGTGGCCGCACGCCTCTTCCTGAGCCCGCGCACGGTCGACGCGCACCTGCGCAACGTCTTCCGCAAGCTCGGCATCCACTCCCGCCGCGACCTCCGCCAACGCTGA
- a CDS encoding ATP-binding protein, which yields MPALIGRTDEIRCLDGLLAAARDGSGGVLVLRGEAGIGKSALLGHVREAAGFRLVEASGAEFETDLPFAALHQLCLPVLGHLAELEPQRRNAIEVAFGMAEGAPDLFRIGLAALDLLAAAARDQPLLCVVDDAHWLDTASAKALSFLARRIAAEPVAMVFAAREGLTELPSLEITGLSDADARTVLAGVADERVLAEARGNPLALKELSKGGFGLPDSTSVVHRVERGFQSRLDGLSGRQLVILASADATGDPGLLWAAAEVLGLSADVDTGDLVTFSTKVRFCHPLARSAVYRSASAAERRAAHRALAQVTTDPDRRRGTGPRRRQGPTTRSPPNWRPLPDGPVRGRAAGVGGVPRTGGGVVAGPGGAHGTHAARPRPSSTRVRPRRRPSCWPRWSRRTTCSTPARTCCAAGSRSCARRTVPRSCSAPRTGWPRSTRGGPATASSTPWRWDWW from the coding sequence ATGCCCGCGCTGATCGGCCGCACCGACGAGATCCGCTGCCTGGACGGCCTGCTCGCCGCCGCCCGCGACGGCAGCGGTGGCGTGCTGGTGCTGCGCGGCGAGGCCGGGATCGGCAAGAGCGCGCTGCTCGGCCACGTCCGGGAGGCGGCGGGGTTCCGGCTGGTGGAGGCGTCCGGGGCGGAGTTCGAGACGGACCTGCCGTTCGCGGCGCTGCACCAGCTGTGCCTGCCGGTGCTGGGTCATCTCGCCGAGCTGGAACCGCAGCGGCGCAACGCGATCGAGGTGGCGTTCGGAATGGCCGAGGGCGCGCCTGACCTGTTCCGGATCGGGCTGGCCGCGCTGGACCTGCTCGCCGCGGCCGCGCGGGACCAGCCGCTGCTGTGCGTGGTGGACGACGCGCACTGGCTGGACACCGCGTCGGCGAAGGCGTTGTCGTTCCTGGCGCGGCGGATCGCGGCCGAGCCGGTCGCGATGGTGTTCGCGGCACGCGAAGGGCTGACCGAGCTGCCGTCGCTGGAGATCACCGGACTGTCCGACGCCGACGCGCGCACGGTGCTGGCGGGCGTCGCGGACGAGCGGGTGCTGGCCGAGGCGCGCGGGAACCCGTTGGCGCTCAAGGAACTGTCGAAGGGCGGGTTCGGGCTGCCGGACTCCACGTCGGTGGTGCACCGGGTCGAACGCGGCTTCCAGTCCAGGTTGGACGGTCTGTCCGGCCGGCAGCTGGTGATCCTCGCCAGCGCCGACGCGACCGGTGACCCCGGCCTGCTCTGGGCGGCGGCCGAGGTGCTCGGGCTGTCCGCGGACGTCGACACCGGTGACCTGGTGACGTTCTCGACGAAGGTCCGCTTCTGCCACCCGCTCGCGCGCTCCGCCGTCTACCGGTCGGCGAGCGCGGCCGAACGCCGCGCGGCGCACCGGGCGTTGGCGCAGGTCACCACCGACCCGGACCGCAGGCGTGGCACCGGGCCGAGGCGACGACAGGGCCCGACGACCAGGTCGCCGCCGAACTGGAGGCCGCTGCCGGACGGGCCGGTGCGCGGGCGGGCTGCAGGCGTCGGCGGCGTTCCTCGCACGGGCGGCGGCGTTGTCGCTGGACCCGGTGGCGCGCACGGAACGCACGCTGCGCGCCCCAGGCCGAGCTCGACGCGGGTGCGGCCGCGGCGGCGTCCGAGCTGCTGGCCACGGTGGAGCCGCAGGACGACGTGCAGCACGCCCGCGCGGACCTGTTGCGCGGCCGGATCGCGTTCGTGCGCCAGGAGAACGGTCCCGCGCTCATGCTCAGCGCCGCGCACCGGCTGGCCGCGATCGACCCGCGGTGGTCCCGCGACTGCTTCCTCGACGCCCTGGAGATGGGACTGGTGGTAG
- a CDS encoding LysR family transcriptional regulator: MTDLDLLATFLEIYRSGSLTAAASRRGLTQPAVSGQLARLESSVGEPLFVRGGRGVTPTPRADDLARRVGPHLDQLRSALDPNPALAGVVRIGGAAEFMTARGLPALTPLTQRGVRFEVTLGLAADLLTALRDARLDLVLSSVRPGVGFTATPFADEEFLLVGAPVLARTISPAVLADDPVRALEHLPLVAYSAELPIVRRYWRSEFGRRPPNPVGVLVPDLRAVLAAVVAGAGVSALPRYLAEPALAAGSVELLHHPEAPPLNTLYLVTRGPLSPAADATVTHLRSRDWGAL, from the coding sequence GTGACGGACCTGGACCTGCTGGCGACGTTCCTGGAGATCTACCGCAGCGGCTCGCTCACGGCGGCGGCGTCGCGGCGCGGGCTGACCCAGCCCGCGGTGAGCGGGCAACTCGCCCGGTTGGAGAGCTCGGTCGGGGAGCCGTTGTTCGTCCGCGGCGGCCGCGGGGTCACGCCCACACCCCGCGCCGACGACCTGGCCCGCCGGGTGGGCCCGCACCTCGACCAGCTGCGGTCCGCGCTCGACCCGAACCCCGCGCTGGCCGGCGTGGTGCGGATCGGGGGAGCGGCGGAGTTCATGACGGCCCGCGGTCTGCCGGCCCTCACCCCGCTCACCCAGCGCGGCGTGCGGTTCGAGGTCACGCTCGGCTTGGCCGCCGACCTGCTCACCGCCCTGCGCGACGCACGCCTGGACCTGGTGCTCTCCTCGGTGCGGCCGGGCGTGGGGTTCACCGCGACCCCGTTCGCGGACGAGGAGTTCCTGCTGGTCGGCGCACCGGTGCTGGCGCGGACGATCTCGCCCGCGGTGCTCGCCGACGACCCGGTGCGCGCGCTCGAACACCTGCCGCTGGTCGCGTACTCGGCCGAGCTGCCGATCGTGCGCCGGTACTGGCGCAGCGAGTTCGGCCGCCGCCCACCGAACCCCGTCGGCGTCCTCGTGCCGGACCTGCGCGCCGTGCTGGCGGCGGTGGTCGCCGGCGCCGGTGTCTCGGCGCTACCCCGCTACCTCGCCGAACCCGCGCTGGCCGCCGGATCGGTCGAACTGCTGCACCACCCGGAGGCCCCGCCGCTCAACACCCTGTACCTGGTCACCCGCGGCCCCCTCTCACCGGCGGCCGACGCCACCGTCACCCACCTCCGTTCCCGCGACTGGGGCGCCCTCTGA
- a CDS encoding ester cyclase → MSTTAQAWEDIWNGDLSLVDGTVAEDFTSHAAPLLGGPPQDSVGRANLHTWVSGAHEALPGLRFTVQVGPIAKGDFLVLRWHATAGAISFYGTDILRLENGLIAEYWANADSLWVAQQLGLVTL, encoded by the coding sequence ATGAGCACCACCGCCCAGGCCTGGGAGGACATCTGGAACGGTGACCTGTCCCTGGTGGACGGCACGGTCGCCGAGGACTTCACCTCGCACGCCGCCCCGCTGCTCGGCGGCCCGCCACAGGACTCGGTCGGCAGGGCGAACCTGCACACCTGGGTGAGCGGCGCCCACGAGGCGTTGCCGGGCCTGAGGTTCACCGTCCAGGTGGGACCGATCGCCAAAGGCGACTTCCTGGTGCTGCGCTGGCACGCCACCGCGGGCGCGATTTCGTTCTACGGCACGGACATCCTGCGCCTGGAGAACGGTCTGATCGCTGAGTACTGGGCGAACGCCGACAGCCTGTGGGTCGCCCAGCAACTCGGCCTCGTGACGCTCTAA
- a CDS encoding TetR/AcrR family transcriptional regulator: MPKSADRGRRTRELLLDAAAQLVGEVGWGAVTTRLVAERAGVNAALVHYHFSSVPDLLSAAALRFAERVLTESADVLRSADPAEGVDRMLADLARYTGADPESLLLAEALLAAQRLPELRTSLAALIADFRTRTADWLRAAGVRDADAVALLLGAAIDGLVLHRGLDESVDFRAVAGPLRRLVAS; encoded by the coding sequence GTGCCCAAGTCTGCCGACCGTGGTCGCCGCACCCGTGAGCTTCTGCTCGACGCCGCCGCCCAGCTCGTGGGCGAGGTCGGCTGGGGTGCGGTGACCACGCGGCTGGTCGCCGAGCGCGCCGGGGTCAACGCGGCCCTGGTGCACTACCACTTCTCGTCGGTGCCGGACCTGCTGTCAGCGGCGGCGCTGCGGTTCGCCGAGCGGGTGCTGACCGAGTCCGCGGACGTGCTGCGCTCCGCCGATCCCGCCGAGGGGGTCGACCGGATGCTCGCCGACCTCGCCCGCTACACCGGCGCGGACCCTGAGTCGTTGCTGCTCGCCGAGGCGTTGCTCGCGGCGCAACGGCTTCCGGAGCTGCGCACGTCGCTGGCCGCGCTGATCGCGGACTTCCGCACGCGCACCGCCGACTGGCTGCGGGCGGCGGGGGTGCGGGACGCCGATGCGGTCGCGTTGTTGTTGGGCGCGGCCATCGACGGGTTGGTGCTGCACCGCGGGTTGGACGAGTCAGTCGACTTCCGCGCGGTCGCGGGCCCGCTCCGGCGTCTCGTCGCGAGCTGA
- a CDS encoding GNAT family N-acetyltransferase produces MTSFWTGERVRLRGIEPGDWESFRAFDEHTDDMRRAGMIEPPFSAARQREWAQEASLKRPQDDRVRFAVESLDDGRLVGMTSTQEVDHRAGRFSYGITIGNEFHRRGYASDAVRLLLGFMFGERRFHKCESSVNGFNAPSIALHRRLGFTEEGRLRDHEFMAGRHHDVVLFGMTVSEYAERHPFPSEI; encoded by the coding sequence ATGACCTCTTTCTGGACCGGCGAGCGCGTCCGGTTGCGCGGCATCGAACCCGGCGACTGGGAGTCGTTCCGCGCGTTCGACGAGCACACCGACGACATGCGCAGGGCGGGCATGATCGAGCCGCCGTTCTCCGCCGCCCGCCAGCGCGAGTGGGCCCAGGAGGCGTCGCTCAAGCGGCCGCAGGACGACCGGGTGCGGTTCGCGGTCGAGTCGCTCGACGACGGCAGGCTGGTCGGGATGACCTCGACCCAGGAGGTCGACCACCGGGCCGGCCGGTTCTCCTACGGCATCACGATCGGCAACGAGTTCCACCGCCGCGGCTACGCCTCCGACGCCGTGCGGCTGTTGCTGGGGTTCATGTTCGGCGAGCGGCGGTTCCACAAGTGCGAGTCGAGCGTCAACGGCTTCAACGCGCCGTCCATCGCGCTGCACCGCCGGCTCGGCTTCACCGAGGAGGGGCGGCTGCGCGACCACGAGTTCATGGCCGGCCGCCACCACGACGTGGTCTTGTTCGGCATGACGGTCTCCGAGTACGCGGAGCGGCACCCGTTCCCCAGTGAGATCTGA
- the lexA gene encoding transcriptional repressor LexA, whose product MTTYDDLEHLDTSVLPERQQKILVAIRDWVVEHGYSPSTREIGDAVGLRSSSSVSRHLAALEDRGFLKRGSSVTRPMDVRIFLHETSAAAVPDDSVPVPVVGDIAAGSPISAIEHVDDVLSLPRGLVGRGSNVFALRVRGDSMIDAAICDGDMVVVQQAHEAYNGQIVAAMIDDEATVKVYQRRNGHVYLEPRNPAYEVIDGDNAAILGIVVSVLRSV is encoded by the coding sequence GTGACCACCTACGACGATCTTGAACACCTCGACACGTCGGTGCTGCCGGAACGCCAGCAGAAGATCCTGGTCGCCATCCGCGACTGGGTGGTCGAGCACGGCTACTCCCCCAGCACCCGCGAGATCGGCGACGCGGTCGGCCTGCGGTCGTCCTCCTCGGTCTCCCGGCACCTGGCGGCGTTGGAGGACAGGGGTTTCCTCAAGCGCGGCTCCTCGGTGACCAGGCCGATGGACGTGCGGATCTTCCTGCACGAGACGAGCGCCGCGGCGGTGCCGGACGACTCGGTCCCGGTGCCCGTCGTCGGTGACATCGCCGCCGGTTCGCCGATCTCGGCGATCGAGCACGTGGACGACGTGCTGAGCCTGCCGCGCGGACTGGTCGGCCGCGGTAGCAACGTGTTCGCGTTGCGGGTGCGCGGTGACTCGATGATCGACGCGGCGATCTGCGACGGCGACATGGTCGTGGTCCAGCAGGCGCACGAGGCCTACAACGGGCAGATCGTCGCCGCGATGATCGACGACGAGGCCACCGTCAAGGTCTACCAGCGCAGGAACGGGCACGTGTACCTGGAACCGCGCAACCCCGCCTATGAGGTCATAGACGGGGACAACGCGGCGATCCTCGGGATTGTCGTGTCGGTGCTGCGCAGCGTTTAG